A genomic segment from Bacillus cereus G9842 encodes:
- a CDS encoding aminoglycoside phosphotransferase family protein, producing the protein MEISIITAQLIKEKVISHYPNSVKALNGGTTSTVYLLDEQYVVKLNESDVIREEAYFLQFYKKDELFPKLLYKEPLNRYIVYSFLEGTTSCKLGHKRSVLCKLVKEVINKYEVATEVDGWGWKENLFQSWSEFLTTNVIEAHENVRRYISEEEYRTVLNLANRDAGINQPFLLHGDLGFHNFIFKENKLHGVIDPLPVLGDPIYDLIYAFCSTPENLTKETINYAMKQCVFHKKDCDLYEEIVIGLYLRIDTCLRHHPKDLEDYLIAWRYWMGEIKPAL; encoded by the coding sequence ATGGAAATTTCAATAATCACTGCACAACTAATTAAGGAAAAAGTTATTTCACATTATCCAAATAGCGTAAAAGCATTAAACGGGGGAACGACAAGTACTGTATATTTGTTGGATGAACAATACGTTGTAAAGTTGAATGAATCGGATGTCATACGTGAAGAAGCTTATTTTCTTCAGTTTTATAAAAAGGACGAATTATTTCCAAAGCTTTTATATAAGGAACCTTTAAATCGCTATATTGTTTACTCATTCCTTGAGGGCACAACGTCTTGCAAACTAGGCCATAAACGGAGTGTTCTTTGTAAACTTGTAAAGGAAGTTATCAATAAGTATGAAGTGGCTACAGAGGTTGATGGCTGGGGATGGAAAGAAAATCTGTTTCAATCTTGGAGTGAATTTTTAACAACAAATGTGATAGAAGCTCATGAAAATGTAAGACGTTACATAAGTGAAGAAGAGTATAGAACGGTTCTTAATTTAGCAAATAGGGATGCTGGAATAAATCAGCCATTTTTATTGCATGGTGATCTTGGATTTCATAACTTTATATTTAAAGAGAATAAACTGCACGGTGTAATTGATCCTTTACCAGTGTTAGGAGATCCTATATACGATTTAATTTACGCGTTTTGTTCAACTCCGGAAAATTTAACAAAAGAAACAATTAATTATGCGATGAAACAGTGTGTATTTCATAAAAAAGACTGTGATTTATATGAAGAAATAGTCATAGGATTATATTTACGTATAGACACATGTTTAAGACACCACCCGAAAGATTTAGAAGATTATTTAATAGCTTGGCGTTATTGGATGGGTGAAATTAAGCCGGCTTTATAG